One genomic segment of uncultured Desulfobacter sp. includes these proteins:
- the prfA gene encoding peptide chain release factor 1 has product MIRKLKGIEERFIKIEHLLSDPAVMADQKKYQAYLKEHGELNKIVPVFREYEGVEEELKETKELLKDSDPDIRAMAKEEIPVLESRIAQLQEQLNVLLMPKDPRDEKNVILEIRAGTGGEEAGIFTGDLFRMYTRYAESKNWKIEIIEKNDSAAGGFKEVVSMVKGKGAYSQFKYESGIHRVQRVPETETQGRVHTSAVTVAVLPEAEDVDIEINPADLKVDVFRSSGPGGQSVNTTDSAVRITHIPTGVVATCQDEKSQHKNKAKALNVLKSRILDAKIQEEEAKRAADRKGQVGSGDRSGRIRTYNFPQGRMTDHRIGMTLYRLDSIMEGDIQEIIDALRAHNQALSLKES; this is encoded by the coding sequence ATGATCAGAAAATTAAAAGGCATTGAAGAGCGGTTTATAAAGATTGAGCATCTGCTCAGTGACCCCGCAGTAATGGCGGATCAGAAAAAGTACCAGGCATATTTAAAGGAACACGGTGAATTGAACAAGATTGTGCCGGTGTTTCGGGAATATGAGGGCGTAGAAGAAGAACTCAAGGAAACCAAAGAACTTCTCAAGGACAGCGACCCCGACATCCGGGCCATGGCCAAGGAAGAGATTCCCGTACTTGAATCCAGAATTGCACAGCTGCAGGAACAACTTAATGTTCTTTTGATGCCCAAAGATCCCCGGGATGAAAAGAACGTTATTCTGGAAATTCGAGCCGGTACCGGCGGTGAAGAAGCCGGTATTTTTACCGGGGATCTTTTCCGTATGTACACAAGGTACGCAGAGTCCAAAAATTGGAAGATCGAAATTATTGAAAAGAACGATTCGGCTGCCGGTGGGTTCAAGGAAGTAGTTTCCATGGTGAAGGGAAAAGGCGCTTACTCCCAGTTTAAATATGAAAGTGGTATCCATCGGGTTCAGCGGGTCCCTGAAACTGAAACCCAGGGTCGTGTTCACACCTCTGCGGTGACTGTGGCAGTGCTGCCCGAAGCTGAGGATGTGGATATTGAAATCAATCCTGCGGATTTGAAAGTGGATGTGTTCCGTTCTTCGGGGCCTGGCGGTCAGTCCGTAAATACCACGGATTCCGCTGTTCGGATTACTCATATTCCCACGGGCGTTGTGGCTACCTGCCAGGATGAAAAATCCCAACATAAAAACAAGGCCAAGGCCTTGAACGTTCTCAAGTCCCGTATCCTCGACGCCAAGATCCAGGAAGAGGAGGCCAAGCGGGCTGCGGACCGGAAAGGGCAGGTGGGTTCAGGTGACCGGTCCGGTCGCATTCGCACCTATAATTTTCCCCAGGGCCGGATGACCGACCATCGTATCGGCATGACCCTGTACCGGCTGGACAGTATAATGGAAGGCGATATCCAGGAAATTATTGATGCGTTGAGGGCGCATAACCAAGCCCTATCGCTAAAAGAAAGCTAA
- the prmC gene encoding peptide chain release factor N(5)-glutamine methyltransferase — protein sequence MDVWTIKSILSWTDAYFSQRSIDSPRLTAEILLAQALGLRRLDLYLQHDRPLEKQELAAFKVLVRRRVAREPVAYITGRKGFFNEQFKVGPGVLIPRPDTETLVETAVEILSKIKQRGRQARVIELGIGSGAVIISIANACKSHLYFGNELSLIALVTACANVKAFAQTPVSLFRGDWLAAVAPQPLFDLILSNPPYIPSADIESLEPEVRDHEPRQALDGGHDGLDAVRVILAQAGDRLLPSGRLILEIGFDQKPLVKSLAQGFSWVAELDFIKDLAGHHRLAVFKK from the coding sequence GTGGACGTCTGGACCATAAAATCCATTCTTTCCTGGACCGACGCCTATTTTTCCCAGCGCAGTATAGACAGCCCCAGGCTTACAGCTGAAATCCTTTTGGCACAGGCCCTGGGGTTGCGGCGTCTTGACCTTTACCTTCAGCATGACCGGCCTTTGGAAAAGCAGGAACTTGCAGCATTTAAAGTTCTTGTTCGGCGCAGAGTTGCAAGGGAGCCTGTGGCTTATATCACAGGGCGTAAAGGGTTTTTCAATGAGCAGTTCAAGGTTGGCCCCGGTGTTCTCATCCCCAGGCCGGATACGGAAACCCTGGTGGAAACGGCTGTGGAAATATTGTCGAAAATAAAACAGCGCGGCAGGCAGGCCAGGGTGATAGAACTTGGGATTGGGTCCGGTGCGGTTATTATTTCCATTGCCAATGCATGTAAAAGTCATCTTTATTTTGGAAATGAACTTTCTTTGATTGCACTCGTCACGGCTTGCGCCAATGTTAAGGCCTTTGCCCAAACCCCGGTATCACTATTTAGGGGGGACTGGCTTGCAGCGGTGGCGCCACAGCCGCTGTTTGATCTGATTCTGTCCAACCCGCCTTATATTCCCAGTGCTGATATTGAATCTTTGGAACCAGAGGTCAGGGATCATGAGCCGCGTCAAGCATTGGACGGAGGGCATGACGGTCTGGATGCAGTCAGGGTGATTCTTGCCCAGGCAGGTGATAGGCTTTTGCCTTCCGGTCGTTTGATTCTTGAGATCGGATTTGATCAGAAACCTTTGGTTAAAAGCCTTGCGCAGGGATTTTCCTGGGTGGCTGAACTGGATTTTATCAAAGATCTTGCCGGGCACCACCGACTGGCTGTTTTTAAAAAATAA
- the rpsB gene encoding 30S ribosomal protein S2: protein MAYITIKELLEAGVHFGHQTKRWNPKMKRYIFGARNGIYIIDLQQTVKLYRQAHDFIKNIAANGGDVLFVGTKKQASEAIYEEANRAESYYVENRWLGGMLTNFQTIKNNITRFHFLNSIENDGTLENYPKKEQAKMLKDKTKLEFAIGGISNMKKLPAALFIIDSKNETIAVKEAKRLGIPIVAVVDTNCDPDDIDYVVPGNDDAIRSIRLFASRVADAVIEGRQIWEERQRAKSDKDENVGKASDTSGEQIGIEVVSDGTDGPVIEKIKRKTAASEGSEAQESVTAE, encoded by the coding sequence ATGGCTTACATTACAATTAAAGAATTACTGGAAGCTGGGGTACATTTCGGACATCAGACCAAACGCTGGAATCCCAAAATGAAACGGTACATTTTTGGTGCCAGAAACGGAATTTACATTATTGATCTTCAGCAGACCGTTAAATTGTACAGACAGGCCCATGATTTTATAAAAAATATTGCTGCAAACGGTGGTGATGTGTTGTTTGTGGGTACAAAAAAACAGGCTTCCGAAGCCATTTATGAGGAAGCCAACAGAGCCGAAAGTTATTATGTTGAAAATCGGTGGTTGGGCGGCATGCTGACCAACTTCCAGACCATAAAAAATAATATTACCCGGTTTCATTTTTTAAATTCCATTGAAAATGACGGTACGTTGGAAAATTATCCTAAAAAAGAACAGGCAAAAATGCTCAAGGACAAAACAAAACTTGAGTTTGCCATTGGCGGCATTTCCAATATGAAAAAGTTGCCTGCAGCCCTGTTTATTATTGACTCCAAGAATGAGACTATTGCCGTAAAAGAAGCAAAACGCCTGGGTATTCCCATTGTTGCCGTGGTTGATACCAATTGTGACCCCGATGATATCGATTATGTTGTTCCTGGCAATGATGACGCCATCCGTTCCATCCGTTTATTTGCCTCCCGGGTTGCCGATGCCGTAATTGAAGGTCGTCAGATTTGGGAAGAGCGGCAGCGTGCGAAGTCAGACAAGGATGAAAACGTTGGTAAGGCATCTGACACTTCAGGTGAACAAATCGGTATTGAGGTTGTTTCTGACGGTACAGACGGCCCTGTGATTGAAAAAATAAAAAGAAAAACAGCTGCTTCGGAAGGTTCGGAAGCCCAGGAATCTGTAACTGCCGAATAA
- the tsf gene encoding translation elongation factor Ts, whose protein sequence is MAEITAQMVKELRAATGSGIMDCKKVLAEADGDMDKAIELLRKKGLAKAAKRAGRSTSEGIIYSYIHTGAKLGVLLEVNCESDFVAKTEDFESFAKDIAMHIAAANPIGLVPEDVDQTLIEKEREIYRAQMLEEGKPENIIDKIVDGKVEKFYKEVCLLSQQYIKDPQKTIEDVLKETIGKIGENIQIRRFSRFQIGE, encoded by the coding sequence ATGGCTGAGATTACAGCACAAATGGTAAAGGAGCTTCGTGCTGCCACCGGGTCGGGGATTATGGACTGTAAAAAAGTCCTGGCCGAAGCTGACGGGGATATGGATAAGGCAATTGAGCTTTTGCGGAAAAAAGGTCTGGCCAAAGCAGCCAAGCGCGCAGGGCGGTCCACCAGTGAAGGTATTATCTATTCCTACATTCATACCGGTGCAAAATTGGGTGTGCTGCTTGAAGTGAACTGTGAATCTGATTTCGTGGCAAAAACTGAAGATTTTGAAAGTTTTGCCAAAGATATTGCCATGCACATTGCTGCGGCTAATCCGATCGGTCTGGTTCCCGAGGACGTGGATCAGACTCTCATTGAAAAAGAGCGTGAAATCTACCGTGCCCAGATGCTGGAAGAAGGAAAGCCCGAAAATATCATTGACAAAATTGTGGACGGTAAGGTTGAAAAGTTTTATAAGGAAGTTTGTCTGTTAAGCCAACAGTATATTAAAGATCCCCAGAAAACCATTGAAGATGTTCTCAAAGAAACCATCGGAAAGATCGGCGAAAATATCCAGATTAGAAGATTTTCACGCTTCCAGATAGGAGAATAA
- the pyrH gene encoding UMP kinase, translating into MDTKPEFQRVLIKLSGEALMGNQGFGITPEMINYVAGEVAKVYRLGVEISIVVGGGNIFRGVAGSSAGMDRTSADNMGMLATVINSLALCDALEKHDIPTRVQSAIRMDRVAEPFIRRKAIRHLEKGRVVIFAAGTGNPYFTTDTAAVLRANEVRAQIIFKATQVDGVYDKDPQVHDDAVMFDKLSYMRVIEKQLHVMDMTAISLAMEHDLPLQVLNLHKADNIYKAATGGEIGTRIYNKLKDV; encoded by the coding sequence TTGGATACGAAACCTGAATTTCAACGGGTTCTGATCAAGTTGAGTGGCGAAGCCTTGATGGGTAATCAGGGCTTCGGCATTACGCCCGAAATGATAAATTATGTGGCTGGTGAAGTGGCCAAAGTGTATCGTTTGGGTGTGGAAATTTCAATTGTTGTGGGTGGCGGCAACATTTTTCGCGGGGTGGCAGGGTCTTCTGCCGGTATGGACCGGACATCTGCCGACAATATGGGTATGCTGGCCACTGTTATTAACAGCCTGGCCCTATGCGATGCCTTGGAAAAGCACGATATACCCACAAGGGTTCAGTCTGCCATCCGCATGGATAGGGTGGCAGAGCCTTTTATTCGCAGAAAAGCCATCCGCCACCTGGAAAAGGGCAGGGTGGTGATTTTTGCCGCCGGTACCGGAAACCCTTACTTTACAACGGACACGGCGGCAGTTCTTCGCGCCAACGAGGTCCGTGCCCAGATCATTTTCAAGGCTACCCAGGTGGATGGGGTGTATGACAAAGATCCCCAGGTCCATGATGATGCTGTGATGTTTGATAAGCTGTCGTATATGCGAGTGATTGAAAAACAGCTTCATGTCATGGATATGACAGCCATATCCCTTGCCATGGAACATGATCTTCCTTTACAGGTGCTCAACCTGCACAAGGCCGACAATATTTATAAAGCGGCCACGGGCGGGGAAATCGGTACACGGATTTATAATAAATTAAAGGACGTGTGA
- the frr gene encoding ribosome recycling factor: MINEVLEETRDRMGKSEKAFETELGKVRTGRASQSMLDNVRVDYYGTQTPLPQMATVSVPESRLLTVKPWDASVINEVEKAILKANLGLTPSNDGKLIRISIPPLTEERRKEIVKSVAKTCEDFKVAVRNIRRDSNEMLKDLQKEGDISEDDSFKAQKQVQELTDASIKKLDNIFAAKEEEILEV; the protein is encoded by the coding sequence ATGATTAATGAGGTGCTTGAAGAAACCAGAGACCGCATGGGCAAATCCGAGAAAGCATTTGAAACCGAACTTGGCAAAGTCCGCACCGGAAGGGCATCCCAGTCCATGCTTGACAACGTTAGGGTGGATTACTACGGCACACAGACCCCCCTTCCCCAGATGGCCACCGTGTCTGTGCCTGAAAGCCGGTTGCTCACTGTAAAGCCATGGGACGCTTCAGTGATCAATGAGGTGGAAAAAGCGATATTAAAAGCGAATCTTGGGCTTACACCTTCCAATGACGGTAAGTTGATTCGTATCTCCATCCCACCGTTGACAGAAGAGCGCAGGAAAGAGATCGTAAAAAGCGTGGCTAAAACCTGTGAGGATTTCAAGGTCGCCGTCAGAAATATCCGCCGGGATTCCAACGAGATGCTCAAGGATCTACAAAAAGAAGGTGATATTTCCGAAGACGACAGTTTTAAAGCCCAGAAGCAGGTTCAGGAACTCACCGACGCTTCCATCAAGAAACTGGACAACATCTTTGCCGCCAAGGAAGAGGAAATTCTTGAAGTCTGA
- a CDS encoding isoprenyl transferase: MKSDSKIQVPDELDLNAIPAHVAFIMDGNGRWAKKKLMNRVKGHEQGAQTVKEVVTTCRELGLDVLTLYAFSTENWARPKEEVKALMYLLKRFLKNETQELRDKDIRLNIIGQIERLPDDVRREAEQAMTATEKNSAMILNLALSYGAREEITRAVQQIVAKVRSGTLGDKDITDKTISDHLYTAGMPDPDLIIRTSAEFRLSNFLMWQAAYSELAFTPTLWPDFTRQEFYQILIDYQQRDRRFGKV; encoded by the coding sequence TTGAAGTCTGATTCTAAGATACAGGTGCCCGACGAACTGGATCTAAACGCAATTCCCGCCCATGTGGCTTTTATCATGGACGGAAACGGTCGTTGGGCAAAAAAAAAGCTGATGAACCGGGTTAAAGGTCATGAACAGGGAGCGCAGACTGTCAAGGAAGTCGTCACGACTTGCAGGGAATTGGGTCTTGACGTGCTCACCCTGTATGCCTTTTCCACGGAAAACTGGGCCAGGCCCAAGGAAGAGGTCAAGGCCCTGATGTATCTGCTTAAACGTTTTCTTAAAAATGAAACCCAAGAACTCCGAGATAAAGATATCCGGCTTAATATCATAGGCCAGATTGAACGGCTTCCCGATGATGTGCGAAGGGAAGCTGAACAGGCCATGACTGCTACGGAAAAGAATTCGGCCATGATTCTGAATCTGGCTTTAAGCTACGGGGCCCGGGAAGAAATTACCAGGGCGGTTCAACAGATTGTCGCTAAAGTACGGTCCGGAACGCTTGGGGATAAAGACATTACGGATAAAACGATTTCTGACCACCTCTATACTGCAGGGATGCCGGATCCGGACCTTATCATTCGTACCTCTGCAGAATTCAGGCTTTCCAATTTTCTCATGTGGCAGGCCGCATATTCTGAGCTGGCTTTTACACCAACCCTATGGCCTGATTTTACCAGGCAGGAGTTTTATCAAATTTTAATTGATTACCAGCAACGGGACCGGCGTTTCGGGAAGGTATAA
- a CDS encoding phosphatidate cytidylyltransferase: protein MQHFKRWLTALILIPFLLWAIIKGSLPLFAALVSGVSIFAIVEYFDIICANDTGSISQPPRIIAYAACVLLIMGACLGSWPILFFILALNVMALCVFVLARFSTLPHIFDLVARQVLGVVYIPLSLALLVFIRDTDGGALSVIWFLIVCFANDTGALYVGTFKGKNKLAPKISPNKTIEGAVGGLVISVTAGLVFHLVFFRDVPLALTSIPCALCVAVAGQIGDLFESAMKRVGHIKDSGKILPGHGGMLDRIDGLLLAIPVFYFFAVFVL from the coding sequence ATGCAGCATTTTAAACGATGGCTCACCGCACTAATTCTGATCCCATTCCTGCTTTGGGCTATCATTAAAGGGTCTCTGCCCTTGTTCGCCGCCCTGGTATCCGGGGTTTCCATTTTTGCCATAGTTGAATATTTTGATATCATTTGTGCCAATGATACCGGATCCATTTCCCAGCCCCCCCGCATTATCGCTTATGCGGCCTGCGTGCTGTTGATCATGGGGGCATGTCTTGGGTCCTGGCCGATTCTTTTTTTTATTCTTGCCTTGAATGTGATGGCCCTTTGTGTGTTTGTACTGGCACGTTTTTCTACCTTGCCCCACATTTTTGATCTGGTGGCCCGGCAGGTGCTTGGCGTTGTTTATATCCCTCTGTCTCTGGCTTTACTGGTTTTTATCCGGGACACAGACGGCGGGGCTTTATCGGTGATCTGGTTTCTCATAGTATGTTTTGCCAATGATACCGGTGCATTATATGTGGGAACGTTTAAGGGCAAAAATAAACTTGCGCCTAAAATAAGTCCCAATAAAACCATTGAAGGGGCTGTGGGTGGGCTGGTGATCTCGGTGACGGCCGGACTCGTGTTTCATCTGGTTTTTTTCCGGGATGTGCCCCTTGCCTTGACGAGTATACCCTGCGCTTTGTGCGTTGCCGTTGCAGGTCAGATCGGTGACCTTTTTGAGTCTGCCATGAAACGGGTTGGGCACATCAAGGATTCGGGAAAAATTTTGCCGGGTCACGGCGGCATGCTGGATCGCATTGATGGGTTGCTTCTGGCCATTCCGGTATTTTATTTTTTTGCGGTGTTTGTCCTTTGA
- a CDS encoding 1-deoxy-D-xylulose-5-phosphate reductoisomerase, with protein MKTLTILGATGSIGTSALKVVGMHPDKFRVKCLTCATNIDLLAAQIKQFRPAMVAVLDEQRADRLAKMLSGRFCPEILWGESGFIAAAQWADSDMVLAAMVGAAGLAPALAAIDAGKQLALANKETLVMAGDIVMARAREKGVDILPVDSEHCAIFQCLQGNQKRDLKKIFLTASGGPFRNLPHDRFKQITPARALDHPTWNMGAKISIDSATLMNKALEVIEAVRLFDVSVEQIQVLIHPQSIVHSMVGFKDGGVIAQLGEPDMMHAIAYAFSYPVRMDLDLNFPDFTGMDGLTFDTPDSKRFPSLGFACEACRRGGTLPAVMNAANEAAVDAFLKERISFADIFTLVGEVMRAHTCIDNPELSGIIEADRWARSKAQSLIQSLSV; from the coding sequence TTGAAAACGCTTACCATTCTGGGCGCCACAGGTTCCATCGGCACATCCGCCCTTAAGGTGGTCGGCATGCATCCGGACAAGTTCAGGGTCAAATGTTTGACCTGTGCCACGAATATTGATCTTCTGGCCGCGCAGATAAAACAGTTTAGGCCGGCCATGGTCGCCGTGCTGGATGAACAGCGTGCCGACCGTCTGGCAAAAATGCTTTCCGGCCGGTTCTGTCCCGAAATCCTATGGGGTGAATCCGGTTTTATCGCCGCAGCCCAATGGGCGGATTCGGATATGGTGCTTGCCGCCATGGTGGGTGCCGCAGGCCTTGCCCCTGCTCTTGCCGCCATAGATGCTGGTAAACAACTGGCCCTTGCCAACAAGGAAACTCTGGTCATGGCCGGTGACATTGTTATGGCACGGGCACGTGAAAAAGGGGTTGATATCCTGCCGGTTGATTCCGAACACTGCGCCATTTTTCAATGCCTGCAGGGCAACCAAAAACGCGATCTTAAAAAAATTTTTCTCACGGCCTCGGGCGGCCCTTTCAGAAATTTGCCCCATGACCGGTTTAAGCAGATCACACCAGCCCGGGCCCTGGACCATCCCACCTGGAACATGGGTGCTAAAATATCCATTGATTCCGCCACCCTGATGAACAAGGCGTTGGAGGTCATTGAAGCGGTCCGGCTTTTTGATGTCAGTGTTGAGCAGATCCAGGTGTTAATTCACCCCCAGAGCATTGTTCATTCCATGGTGGGGTTTAAAGACGGCGGTGTTATAGCACAACTAGGCGAACCGGACATGATGCATGCCATTGCCTATGCTTTTTCCTATCCGGTGCGCATGGATCTTGACTTAAATTTCCCTGATTTTACCGGCATGGATGGATTAACCTTTGACACCCCTGATTCAAAACGCTTTCCTTCCCTTGGATTTGCCTGTGAAGCCTGCCGCAGAGGCGGGACTTTGCCTGCTGTTATGAATGCTGCCAACGAAGCTGCCGTGGATGCCTTTCTAAAAGAACGTATCAGCTTTGCTGATATTTTTACCCTGGTCGGTGAAGTTATGAGGGCCCATACCTGCATTGACAATCCTGAGCTTTCAGGTATTATTGAGGCCGATCGCTGGGCCAGGAGTAAAGCACAATCCCTGATCCAGAGCTTGAGTGTTTGA
- the rseP gene encoding RIP metalloprotease RseP, producing MGHSLFAFIIVIGVLVFVHELGHFLVARACGVGVEVFSLGFGPKIFKIKRGMTEYCISAIPLGGYVKMTGEEPGAAQALDEKDRHLSFTHKSVGQRALIAAAGPAFNFFLAIVIFYFLYQISGVYMGLPHVGQVMDDSAAMAAGIKKGDVIKEIDNTPVHSFEDISRIVSKSEGKPLAILVERESEVHSFTITPRVREDKNLFGESVNRFVIGIMGTGETFHRPLNPVQAGVRAVSDTYGMVKLTILSVVKMFTGAVSADNLGGPIMIAKMAGDQAKAGFENFVWFIALISVNLGIINLFPIPVLDGGHLLFLSIEAVKGSPVSVQVRERMVQFGAVLLMTLIIYVFYNDIVKLFNGGL from the coding sequence ATGGGTCACTCCCTTTTTGCATTTATCATTGTTATTGGTGTACTGGTTTTTGTCCATGAACTGGGTCATTTTCTTGTCGCCCGGGCCTGCGGCGTGGGGGTTGAGGTTTTTTCCCTGGGGTTTGGACCAAAAATTTTTAAAATAAAACGGGGAATGACCGAGTATTGTATTTCAGCCATTCCTCTGGGTGGATACGTTAAAATGACCGGAGAGGAGCCCGGTGCTGCCCAGGCTCTGGATGAAAAAGACCGTCATCTTTCCTTTACCCATAAAAGCGTGGGGCAAAGGGCGCTGATCGCCGCTGCCGGACCGGCATTTAATTTTTTTCTGGCCATTGTGATTTTTTACTTTTTATATCAAATCAGCGGTGTGTACATGGGGCTGCCCCATGTCGGTCAGGTGATGGATGATTCTGCGGCCATGGCTGCAGGCATTAAAAAGGGGGATGTCATAAAGGAAATTGACAATACACCTGTTCATTCTTTTGAAGACATTTCCCGGATTGTCTCAAAAAGTGAAGGCAAGCCCCTGGCCATTCTTGTGGAACGGGAAAGTGAAGTACATTCTTTTACGATTACACCCAGGGTACGGGAAGACAAGAACCTGTTTGGGGAGAGCGTGAACCGGTTTGTGATTGGTATTATGGGCACCGGCGAAACCTTTCACCGTCCTTTAAATCCTGTTCAAGCCGGGGTTCGTGCTGTATCCGATACTTACGGGATGGTGAAACTGACAATTTTGTCCGTAGTAAAAATGTTCACAGGGGCCGTGTCTGCCGACAATCTGGGCGGTCCTATCATGATTGCCAAGATGGCCGGAGATCAGGCCAAAGCCGGGTTTGAAAATTTTGTATGGTTTATCGCGCTCATCTCTGTAAATCTTGGGATCATCAATCTGTTCCCCATCCCGGTTTTAGATGGGGGGCATCTTTTGTTTTTAAGCATTGAAGCGGTTAAAGGCAGCCCTGTCAGCGTCCAGGTACGCGAGAGAATGGTTCAGTTCGGGGCCGTTTTGCTGATGACTTTAATAATTTATGTCTTTTATAATGACATAGTCAAATTATTCAACGGTGGATTATAA